From Bacillus sp. Bos-x628, the proteins below share one genomic window:
- a CDS encoding helix-turn-helix domain-containing protein gives MTIHYLDVMLMDSVHKLNGERSISAVYHLFKGKKSSQTIQDASLFQLSNYFGCYPHFTRDQLERSVRKLEDERFICKTGDTYSVTDAGKKMLIQQFSNKPMPAYFHGAHYQDKAKTLWMRLSLLVQVLSHHAAGSYQYVPIQRDVSVQSWTKTFLKQYHHKKKLSQDLHHELERLLMRLSDQEALIFVYSLTSNERIGRTYQQIAEWMNEDVWYVYLLFWNVLHYFIQSAQKGEAVIMKRMLSDLENKRVLTNSTHKTLELVQKGFSIDQIAQIRSLKKATIEDHIVELSIHEPNFSIEPYVKLDEQQAIHDVADRLQTNKMKLIKEKLEHKYSYFQIRLALTRMVKASG, from the coding sequence ATGACGATTCATTACTTGGATGTCATGTTGATGGACAGCGTACATAAATTGAACGGTGAACGCTCCATTAGTGCTGTCTACCACCTTTTTAAAGGAAAAAAATCATCACAAACGATACAGGATGCAAGTTTGTTTCAGCTTTCCAACTATTTTGGCTGTTATCCTCATTTTACACGTGATCAGCTTGAGCGCTCAGTTCGTAAACTCGAAGATGAACGCTTCATATGCAAAACAGGGGATACGTACAGCGTAACAGATGCAGGGAAAAAGATGTTAATCCAGCAGTTTTCAAATAAACCTATGCCTGCTTATTTTCACGGTGCTCATTATCAAGACAAGGCGAAAACGCTTTGGATGAGACTGTCTTTACTAGTACAGGTGCTCTCACACCATGCAGCAGGCTCTTATCAATATGTGCCGATTCAAAGAGATGTATCGGTTCAAAGCTGGACCAAAACATTCTTAAAACAATATCATCATAAGAAAAAGCTTTCGCAAGATCTGCATCATGAACTGGAAAGACTTCTCATGCGTTTGAGTGATCAAGAGGCACTGATTTTTGTGTATTCTCTGACATCAAATGAAAGAATCGGACGGACGTATCAGCAAATAGCCGAATGGATGAACGAAGATGTGTGGTACGTATACCTTCTTTTTTGGAATGTGCTCCACTATTTTATTCAATCTGCACAAAAAGGTGAGGCAGTGATCATGAAACGGATGTTGAGTGATCTTGAGAATAAGCGTGTTTTAACGAATTCTACACATAAAACCCTTGAACTTGTACAAAAAGGGTTCAGCATTGATCAAATTGCTCAAATTCGTTCATTGAAAAAGGCCACGATTGAGGACCATATTGTGGAACTGTCCATTCATGAGCCAAACTTCTCCATAGAACCCTATGTCAAATTAGATGAACAACAAGCGATCCATGATGTGGCGGATAGACTTCAAACGAACAAAATGAAGCTCATTAAAGAAAAACTTGAGCATAAATATTCTTATTTTCAAATACGGTTGGCGCTGACAAGGATGGTGAAAGCAAGTGGATAA
- a CDS encoding ATP-dependent DNA helicase RecQ, whose product MDKLHQTLVRYFGYHTFKTGQKDIIQSVLDQKDTVAMLPTGGGKSLCYQIPGYMTDGLVLIISPLLSLMEDQVERMKMRGEKRVAALNSSLSFHERQHIIRHLASYKFLFVAPEALMSEKLLEQLKSMHIGLFVVDEAHCISEWGHDFRPEYSKLGEWRETLGHPVALALTATATKQTLMDTVQTLRLQHPDFHIHSVNRPNIALIKEAYETKEAKEKRAIELVDTLQGPGLIYCPTRQMTEDLASLVKNQTHEKVEFYHGGMDAGDRMLIQQQFINGQIDLICCTSAFGMGIDKADIRFVIHMSPPQSIEAFMQEIGRAGRDGQESVSVLLYTEEDADIQSHLIQSEGFDDSEIDFFLDQLRQSSTIDERKWREQLMKAGLQETRARMLTHYYMMHQDDLPHLLVKRVKQKLEDRQTEKRRKVWQFKERIIDRGCFRQSLLSYFYEQQDQTDSSSLQNCCSSCGLDLSDYEKKDEQLELNEMKHWKTVLDRMFHPTKEAQH is encoded by the coding sequence GTGGATAAGCTTCATCAGACACTGGTTCGATATTTTGGTTATCATACGTTTAAAACTGGACAAAAAGACATTATTCAAAGTGTACTCGACCAAAAAGACACAGTGGCTATGCTGCCAACTGGAGGTGGTAAGTCGCTTTGCTATCAAATCCCAGGCTATATGACAGACGGGCTAGTTCTCATCATCTCGCCCCTTTTATCGCTTATGGAAGATCAAGTGGAACGAATGAAGATGCGGGGAGAAAAACGGGTTGCAGCGTTAAACAGTTCACTGTCCTTTCATGAGAGACAGCATATTATTCGGCACCTCGCTTCTTATAAATTTTTATTTGTAGCACCAGAGGCACTCATGTCAGAGAAGTTGTTAGAACAACTCAAATCTATGCATATTGGTCTTTTTGTAGTAGATGAAGCCCACTGTATATCCGAATGGGGGCATGATTTTCGTCCAGAATACTCCAAATTGGGAGAATGGAGAGAGACGTTAGGTCATCCGGTGGCACTAGCGCTAACGGCAACAGCGACAAAACAAACACTCATGGATACAGTGCAAACCCTGCGTTTACAGCACCCAGACTTTCATATTCATTCCGTAAATCGACCCAATATTGCTCTTATAAAAGAAGCGTATGAAACAAAAGAAGCAAAAGAGAAACGAGCGATTGAGCTTGTTGATACCCTTCAAGGCCCAGGACTCATTTATTGCCCGACTCGCCAAATGACTGAAGATTTAGCCTCGTTAGTCAAAAATCAGACTCACGAGAAGGTAGAGTTTTATCACGGCGGGATGGATGCAGGCGATCGTATGTTGATTCAACAGCAATTTATCAATGGACAAATTGATCTCATTTGCTGTACAAGTGCTTTTGGAATGGGAATTGATAAAGCGGATATCCGCTTTGTCATTCATATGAGCCCACCGCAATCAATTGAAGCCTTTATGCAGGAGATTGGAAGAGCGGGACGAGATGGACAGGAAAGTGTCAGCGTTCTTTTATATACAGAAGAGGATGCAGATATTCAGAGCCATTTGATTCAATCAGAAGGTTTTGACGATTCAGAAATTGATTTTTTCTTAGATCAATTAAGACAATCGTCTACTATAGACGAAAGAAAATGGCGTGAACAATTAATGAAAGCAGGGCTTCAGGAGACACGCGCAAGGATGCTTACGCATTATTATATGATGCATCAAGACGATCTGCCTCATTTACTTGTAAAACGTGTGAAACAGAAGCTAGAAGACAGACAAACAGAGAAGAGAAGAAAAGTGTGGCAATTTAAAGAACGAATCATTGATCGTGGCTGCTTTAGACAATCTTTGCTATCATACTTTTATGAACAGCAAGATCAGACCGACAGCAGCTCCTTACAAAACTGTTGCTCGTCTTGCGGCCTTGATCTCTCTGATTACGAAAAGAAAGATGAACAATTGGAGCTGAATGAAATGAAACATTGGAAAACGGTGCTCGATCGTATGTTTCATCCGACAAAAGAGGCGCAGCATTGA
- a CDS encoding CPBP family intramembrane glutamic endopeptidase: MIEQHRQIIQKLTDRQAVEQLYFTQLLMLVVSFLLGIFMFEHFSDFTALWQLNDIKIVTYGVGGALIVIVLDAIVMKVFPPHMYDDGGLNEKMFKNRSIPHIVWLTLLIAFPEEILFRGIVQQQFGLEIASIVFALLHFRYLSKILLFILVVSISIFLGLLYEWTANLFVPVMTHFVIDLVFACQIRFKYRGRDEHGRNVEIEEKEGATDKNP; the protein is encoded by the coding sequence TTGATTGAACAACATCGCCAAATCATACAAAAATTAACCGATCGACAGGCAGTTGAACAGCTTTATTTTACACAGCTATTAATGCTGGTCGTTTCCTTCTTATTAGGTATTTTTATGTTTGAGCATTTCTCTGACTTTACCGCACTATGGCAGCTAAATGATATAAAAATAGTCACATATGGAGTTGGCGGCGCTTTAATTGTCATCGTTCTTGATGCAATTGTCATGAAGGTGTTTCCTCCGCATATGTATGATGATGGCGGTTTAAACGAAAAAATGTTCAAAAACCGCAGCATACCGCATATTGTTTGGTTAACGTTGCTTATTGCTTTTCCGGAGGAAATATTATTTCGCGGAATTGTTCAACAACAATTTGGACTGGAAATTGCGAGCATTGTGTTTGCACTCCTTCACTTTCGCTATTTGTCAAAAATACTGTTGTTTATCCTTGTTGTTTCAATTAGTATCTTTTTAGGACTTTTATACGAGTGGACTGCAAATTTATTTGTTCCTGTCATGACCCATTTTGTTATTGACTTAGTCTTTGCATGTCAAATTCGTTTTAAATACAGGGGGAGGGATGAACATGGAAGAAATGTCGAGATTGAAGAGAAAGAAGGAGCAACTGACAAAAATCCATGA
- a CDS encoding LysM peptidoglycan-binding domain-containing protein: MEEMSRLKRKKEQLTKIHDNVEEKLEEEVNPSDDSHFPTREDFHEYKKQRTKKVRHPLFTTLAIIFPIIVIGVFFLLFYYTSEEIKHNNQDVYKIDKTSSADTDPVKSALVETNNDTSAGKTDAKDGQKKQDEKKAKEKHRMKEKTEQKKKEKAANEKREQEAAAKKREQQQIAAQKQQEKEKQREAEEKKKQENKPIRVVQHTVGPEETLYRISMKYYQNRSGEEKIRTYNHLNGNSVYSGQVLNIPLEN; this comes from the coding sequence ATGGAAGAAATGTCGAGATTGAAGAGAAAGAAGGAGCAACTGACAAAAATCCATGATAATGTAGAGGAAAAACTTGAAGAAGAAGTGAATCCTTCAGATGACTCTCACTTTCCTACACGAGAAGATTTTCATGAATATAAAAAGCAGCGAACAAAAAAAGTACGTCATCCACTGTTTACGACATTGGCTATTATTTTTCCTATTATCGTCATTGGTGTTTTCTTCCTTTTATTTTACTACACATCAGAAGAAATCAAACATAATAATCAAGATGTATATAAAATTGATAAAACGTCAAGTGCTGACACAGATCCAGTCAAATCAGCACTTGTCGAAACAAACAATGACACTAGCGCCGGCAAAACTGATGCAAAAGATGGACAGAAAAAACAAGATGAAAAAAAAGCAAAAGAAAAACACCGCATGAAAGAAAAAACGGAACAAAAGAAAAAAGAAAAAGCGGCCAATGAGAAGCGTGAACAAGAAGCAGCAGCTAAAAAACGTGAACAGCAGCAAATAGCAGCGCAAAAACAGCAAGAAAAGGAAAAGCAAAGAGAGGCAGAAGAGAAAAAGAAGCAGGAAAACAAACCAATCCGTGTCGTGCAGCATACAGTTGGACCAGAGGAAACCCTTTATCGAATTTCCATGAAATATTACCAAAATCGTTCTGGTGAAGAGAAAATCAGGACATATAATCATTTAAATGGAAACAGTGTGTACAGTGGACAAGTACTGAATATCCCATTAGAAAACTAA
- a CDS encoding DUF2663 family protein, with product MTLHAISRYMDQPTQKMIETLVKRKYKYEAYAKQCKRWQWTALLSLAILLIYFVISANTGGSLQPEAMIATLLGHELFLFWIMAEVFAFYASYYYKKKEEKAEDEYHKLRCEIIQKSTDLWPQSNQWKEREAVFRFMQQQYDINLYYESK from the coding sequence ATGACATTACACGCAATCAGCCGCTACATGGATCAGCCGACACAGAAAATGATTGAAACATTGGTGAAAAGAAAATACAAATATGAGGCCTATGCTAAACAATGCAAAAGGTGGCAATGGACAGCCCTTCTGTCTCTAGCCATTCTTCTTATTTATTTCGTCATATCAGCCAATACGGGAGGCTCGCTGCAACCCGAAGCCATGATTGCAACACTTCTTGGTCATGAACTTTTTCTATTTTGGATCATGGCAGAAGTGTTTGCTTTTTATGCATCTTATTATTATAAGAAAAAAGAAGAAAAGGCTGAGGATGAATATCATAAGCTCAGATGTGAAATTATACAAAAAAGCACAGATTTATGGCCACAATCAAACCAGTGGAAAGAGCGTGAAGCGGTTTTTCGCTTCATGCAACAACAGTATGACATCAATTTGTATTATGAAAGTAAATAA
- a CDS encoding metallophosphoesterase yields MKYAIGFTAAIAAVTTGVYVTAKMVKTAKQNNIKKHYFTIEALQSDRPAVIFFISDTHRRLISETLLEKVRQEKPDVIMIGGDLAEKGVPYARIEENIKRLAKIAPIYFVWGNNDHELNQQKLKDILHFYDVTTLQNETSVWNFEGQPIKIGGIDDIRLEKADYEAIRSEFVKDEVNILLSHNPDVHGLMSEEEGIDLVLSGHTHGGQIRIGKFGPYEKGRTGQIKGAFFLISNGYGTTKVPMRLGAKPETHLIYLMPVKKG; encoded by the coding sequence ATGAAATATGCCATTGGATTCACCGCCGCCATTGCGGCTGTTACAACAGGTGTGTATGTAACGGCAAAAATGGTGAAAACAGCAAAGCAAAATAACATCAAAAAGCATTACTTTACAATAGAAGCTCTTCAATCAGACAGACCAGCTGTCATTTTTTTTATTTCTGATACACATCGCCGGCTGATTAGTGAAACATTATTAGAAAAAGTGAGACAAGAAAAGCCGGATGTGATTATGATTGGTGGAGACCTAGCGGAAAAAGGTGTACCTTATGCAAGAATCGAAGAAAATATAAAACGACTGGCAAAAATTGCGCCGATCTATTTTGTTTGGGGAAATAATGATCATGAGCTGAATCAGCAAAAATTAAAAGATATTTTGCATTTCTATGATGTGACGACATTGCAAAATGAAACATCTGTATGGAATTTCGAAGGCCAGCCGATTAAAATCGGTGGTATTGATGACATACGGCTAGAAAAAGCAGACTATGAGGCGATTCGTTCTGAGTTTGTGAAAGATGAAGTGAATATTCTTTTATCACACAACCCAGATGTTCATGGTCTTATGAGTGAAGAGGAAGGAATCGACTTAGTGTTAAGTGGTCATACCCATGGCGGACAAATCCGAATCGGAAAATTTGGACCCTATGAAAAAGGAAGAACGGGACAAATCAAAGGTGCTTTCTTTCTCATTAGTAACGGCTACGGAACAACGAAAGTTCCAATGCGTCTAGGGGCAAAACCAGAAACACATCTTATTTATTTAATGCCCGTTAAAAAGGGCTGA
- a CDS encoding genetic competence negative regulator encodes MRLERLNYNKIKIFLTLDDLTDRGLTKEDLWKDSFKVHQLFKDMMNEANQELGFEANGPIAVEVFSLQAQGMVVIVTKSQQEDADDEFDEDYIEMQVKLDESKHVLYQFASFEDVIQLSHSLSRIGLLGGTVYHYEGQYFLSLDDFEDLSADTVISILAEFGSPTTLTIHRLKEYGKIIIQEDAVKTIQLYF; translated from the coding sequence ATGCGACTTGAGCGTCTGAATTATAATAAAATCAAAATTTTTCTTACACTAGATGATCTGACAGACCGAGGTCTTACGAAAGAAGACCTTTGGAAAGATTCGTTCAAAGTTCATCAGTTATTTAAAGATATGATGAACGAAGCGAATCAGGAGCTCGGTTTTGAAGCAAATGGACCGATTGCTGTTGAGGTATTTTCTCTTCAGGCGCAGGGGATGGTCGTCATTGTCACAAAGAGTCAGCAGGAAGATGCTGATGATGAGTTTGATGAAGATTACATTGAAATGCAAGTCAAACTGGACGAGAGCAAGCATGTGCTTTATCAATTTGCCTCGTTTGAAGATGTGATTCAACTGTCCCATAGTTTAAGTCGTATTGGACTTTTAGGGGGTACAGTTTACCATTATGAAGGTCAATATTTTCTCAGCCTAGATGATTTTGAAGACCTTTCTGCTGATACTGTCATTTCAATTTTAGCGGAGTTTGGTTCTCCTACAACGTTAACCATCCATCGGTTAAAAGAATATGGGAAAATCATCATACAAGAAGATGCGGTGAAAACGATTCAACTGTATTTTTAA
- a CDS encoding Glu/Leu/Phe/Val dehydrogenase, protein MAADQNAAHKAEDKLDVLKSTQTVIHKALDKLGYPQEVYELLKEPIRLLTVKIPVRMDDGSVKIFTGYRAQHNDAVGPTKGGIRFHPNVTENEVKALSIWMSLKCGIVDLPYGGGKGGIICDPREMSFRELEKLSRGYVRAISQIVGPTKDVPAPDVFTNSQIMAWMMDEYSRIDEFNSPGFITGKPIVLGGSHGRDTATAKGVTICIKEAAKKKGIDINGARVVVQGFGNAGSYLAKFMYDAGAKIVGISDAYGGLYDEDGLDIDYLLDRRDSFGTVTKLFNDTITNQELLELDCDILVPAAIENQITEENAANIKAKIVVEAANGPTTLEGTKILSDRGVLLVPDVLASAGGVTVSYFEWVQNNQGFYWTEEEVETRLEEMMVKSFNNIYEMAQNRRIDMRLAAYMVGVRKMAEASRFRGWI, encoded by the coding sequence ATGGCAGCCGATCAAAACGCCGCTCATAAAGCAGAAGATAAGCTAGATGTTTTAAAATCAACTCAAACCGTCATACATAAAGCGCTTGACAAATTGGGATATCCGCAAGAAGTGTATGAATTGCTTAAGGAGCCAATTCGTCTATTAACTGTCAAAATTCCAGTACGTATGGATGATGGATCAGTGAAGATTTTCACCGGTTATCGTGCACAGCATAATGATGCTGTCGGACCAACGAAAGGCGGAATTAGATTCCACCCGAACGTGACTGAAAATGAAGTAAAAGCGCTTTCAATTTGGATGAGTTTAAAATGTGGTATTGTGGATCTTCCTTATGGCGGAGGAAAAGGCGGTATTATCTGTGATCCAAGGGAAATGTCATTCCGAGAGCTTGAAAAGCTTAGTCGTGGCTATGTACGCGCGATTAGTCAAATCGTTGGACCAACAAAAGATGTTCCAGCGCCAGATGTTTTTACAAACTCTCAAATTATGGCTTGGATGATGGATGAATATTCTAGAATTGATGAGTTTAACTCACCAGGATTTATTACAGGAAAACCGATTGTTCTTGGAGGGTCACATGGACGTGACACTGCAACAGCAAAAGGTGTGACGATCTGTATCAAAGAAGCGGCGAAGAAAAAAGGAATTGACATCAATGGGGCTCGTGTTGTCGTACAGGGATTCGGTAATGCAGGAAGTTATTTGGCTAAATTCATGTATGATGCTGGAGCAAAAATTGTAGGGATTTCAGATGCTTACGGCGGATTGTATGATGAAGATGGTCTTGATATTGACTACTTGCTTGACCGACGTGACAGCTTTGGAACGGTTACTAAATTATTTAATGATACCATTACAAACCAAGAACTTCTGGAGCTAGATTGCGATATCTTAGTGCCTGCAGCAATTGAAAACCAAATCACAGAAGAGAATGCGGCTAATATTAAAGCCAAGATTGTCGTAGAAGCGGCAAATGGTCCGACCACGCTGGAAGGAACCAAGATTCTCTCAGACCGCGGTGTACTGCTTGTTCCAGACGTACTTGCGAGTGCAGGCGGCGTGACTGTTTCTTACTTTGAATGGGTTCAGAATAACCAAGGGTTCTACTGGACAGAAGAAGAAGTGGAGACTCGTTTAGAAGAAATGATGGTGAAATCATTTAATAATATTTATGAAATGGCGCAAAACCGCCGAATCGATATGCGTCTTGCAGCATATATGGTTGGTGTACGTAAAATGGCCGAAGCTTCTCGTTTCAGAGGCTGGATTTAA
- a CDS encoding YpdA family putative bacillithiol disulfide reductase, whose amino-acid sequence MKQEEAIIIGGGPCGLAAAIAFKQIGIDALVIEKGNVVNSIYHYPTHQTFFSTSEKLEIGDVAFITENRKPVRIQALSYYREVVKRKNLRVHAFEKVNTVTKTDGRFTVTTSKDEYSCDYVVIATGYYDHPNYMNVKGENLPHVYHYFKEGHPYFDKDVTVIGGKNSSVDAALELVKSGSRVTVLYRGTAYSSSIKPWILPEFEALVRNGTIRMEFGAEVKEITEQEVVFTNQLGQDTRVKSDFVFAMTGYHPDHSFLEKMGVNIDQETGRPIYNEHTMETNVEGIFIAGVIAAGNNANEIFIENGRFHGGLIAEEINKRRNN is encoded by the coding sequence ATGAAACAAGAAGAAGCTATCATCATCGGAGGCGGCCCATGTGGTTTAGCAGCTGCCATCGCATTCAAGCAAATCGGTATCGATGCACTTGTGATCGAAAAAGGAAATGTAGTAAACAGTATTTATCATTACCCAACTCACCAAACCTTTTTCAGCACAAGTGAAAAGCTTGAGATTGGAGATGTCGCTTTTATTACTGAAAACCGAAAGCCAGTCCGCATTCAGGCGCTTTCCTATTATCGAGAGGTTGTCAAACGAAAAAATCTGCGTGTGCATGCTTTTGAAAAAGTAAATACTGTGACAAAAACAGACGGGCGTTTCACCGTTACTACATCCAAAGATGAGTATTCGTGCGACTACGTGGTCATCGCCACTGGGTATTATGATCATCCGAACTATATGAATGTCAAAGGAGAAAATCTTCCTCACGTGTATCATTACTTTAAAGAAGGACACCCGTACTTTGATAAAGATGTTACTGTCATTGGCGGGAAAAATTCAAGCGTTGATGCAGCACTTGAACTGGTGAAATCCGGGAGCAGGGTGACCGTTTTATATAGAGGAACAGCGTATTCATCAAGTATCAAACCTTGGATTTTACCTGAGTTTGAAGCCCTTGTTCGAAATGGGACCATCCGAATGGAGTTCGGTGCTGAGGTAAAAGAAATCACGGAACAAGAGGTGGTCTTTACGAATCAACTAGGTCAAGATACCCGTGTGAAAAGCGATTTTGTCTTCGCCATGACTGGCTATCATCCTGATCATTCTTTCTTAGAAAAAATGGGTGTGAACATTGATCAAGAAACAGGCCGTCCGATATATAATGAACATACGATGGAAACAAACGTAGAAGGCATCTTCATTGCTGGTGTCATTGCTGCTGGAAATAATGCCAATGAAATCTTTATTGAAAATGGGAGATTTCATGGTGGGCTTATCGCTGAAGAAATTAACAAAAGACGTAACAACTAA
- the prsW gene encoding glutamic-type intramembrane protease PrsW translates to MIAIISAGLAPGIALLSYFYLKDQYDNEPVHMVIKSFMLGAILVFPTMFIQYVLQEEKIATNPIIISFVTSGFLEESLKWFILMVSVYAHAQFDEHYDGIVYGTSVSLGFATLENILYLVGHGVEYAFTRALLPVSSHALFGVVMGFYIGKARFSAKKEQRKWLLLSLTLPVLFHGSYDFILLGMTNWGYIMLPFMIFLWWFGLRKAKKARTVKMVQM, encoded by the coding sequence ATGATCGCAATCATCTCAGCAGGTTTAGCTCCCGGCATCGCACTATTAAGTTATTTTTATTTGAAAGATCAGTACGACAATGAGCCGGTGCATATGGTCATCAAATCTTTTATGTTAGGTGCCATTCTTGTATTTCCAACCATGTTTATTCAATATGTACTTCAAGAAGAAAAGATCGCCACAAATCCAATCATAATCTCATTTGTCACATCGGGTTTTTTAGAGGAATCATTAAAATGGTTTATTTTAATGGTCAGTGTTTATGCACATGCTCAGTTTGATGAGCATTATGATGGAATTGTATATGGTACAAGTGTCTCACTTGGTTTTGCCACACTTGAAAATATTCTTTACCTCGTTGGTCATGGTGTAGAATATGCTTTCACACGTGCATTACTGCCGGTGTCAAGTCATGCTTTATTCGGTGTTGTCATGGGATTTTATATAGGAAAGGCCCGTTTCTCTGCTAAAAAAGAGCAACGTAAATGGCTGCTACTTTCCTTGACGCTTCCTGTGCTTTTTCATGGCTCGTATGATTTTATTCTTCTTGGAATGACCAACTGGGGATATATTATGCTGCCGTTTATGATCTTTTTATGGTGGTTCGGTCTACGGAAAGCAAAAAAAGCCCGTACTGTAAAAATGGTCCAAATGTAA
- the sleB gene encoding spore cortex-lytic enzyme, whose protein sequence is MDKARFVKIVLLFSIVLLVSSLMTAEKSEAFTNQVIQRGATGEDVVELQARLQYNGFYHGKIDGVYGWGTYWAVRNFQSQFGVKNVDGLVGEKTKSLLVQKTKYYKEFVQTQLQKGNQFTHYGGKPLDQQIKSKAQRSSQKNTAQGAKQKQSSQNGGSGKSVAQSRNQQAKQPPKQTAANMPGGFSSNDIQLLSQAVYSEARGEPYEGQVAIAAVILNRLKNPTFPNTIAGVIFEPLAFTSVADGQFYMTPNETAKKAVFDAINGWDPSESAIYYFNPDTATSPWIWGRPQIKRIGKHIFCE, encoded by the coding sequence ATGGACAAAGCTCGTTTCGTAAAAATCGTCCTTCTCTTCTCCATTGTCCTACTCGTCTCTTCACTTATGACTGCTGAAAAAAGTGAAGCATTCACAAATCAAGTCATTCAGCGAGGAGCAACAGGAGAAGATGTAGTCGAGCTACAGGCAAGGCTCCAATACAATGGGTTTTATCACGGGAAAATTGATGGAGTGTATGGCTGGGGAACATACTGGGCCGTTCGCAATTTTCAAAGCCAGTTTGGTGTCAAGAATGTCGATGGACTAGTAGGGGAAAAAACAAAAAGCCTATTAGTTCAAAAGACAAAATACTATAAAGAGTTTGTACAGACACAACTGCAAAAAGGAAATCAATTTACACATTATGGCGGAAAACCTCTTGATCAGCAAATAAAGTCTAAAGCGCAAAGAAGTTCGCAAAAAAATACAGCTCAAGGTGCAAAACAGAAGCAAAGTAGTCAAAACGGAGGAAGCGGAAAATCCGTAGCTCAATCCCGGAATCAACAAGCAAAACAACCTCCGAAGCAAACGGCTGCCAATATGCCAGGTGGTTTTTCTAGTAATGATATTCAGCTCTTGTCACAAGCTGTCTACAGTGAAGCGAGAGGTGAACCGTATGAAGGACAGGTTGCGATTGCTGCAGTCATTTTAAACCGTCTGAAAAACCCGACATTTCCAAATACCATTGCCGGTGTCATTTTTGAACCACTTGCATTTACATCTGTAGCAGATGGACAATTTTATATGACGCCAAATGAAACAGCAAAAAAGGCAGTCTTTGATGCAATCAATGGCTGGGATCCATCTGAAAGTGCCATCTATTACTTCAATCCTGATACAGCAACAAGTCCATGGATATGGGGGAGACCGCAAATTAAACGCATCGGGAAACATATTTTCTGTGAATAA